A single Camelina sativa cultivar DH55 unplaced genomic scaffold, Cs unpScaffold00395, whole genome shotgun sequence DNA region contains:
- the LOC104773012 gene encoding transmembrane emp24 domain-containing protein p24delta11-like, giving the protein MDLLPLRCKIHMTTTLKWIITMMTLATMMMRKGESTRLDMESGIHKCISDDIKFNYMTVGTYSIVNPNEGHHLPPSHKLFVTVTSPKGKTHHHAENVESGKFVFTADETGDYMTCFVAPGYRPVAKFAVDFEWKSGVEAKDWTTIAKRGQINMLEVEVRKLLDVTETIHEEMFQLREREREMQELNRSTNSRMAALSILSLAVTLSVAGLQLWHLKSFLERKKLL; this is encoded by the exons ATGGATTTGCTACCATTAAGATGTAAGATTCACATGACAACGACGTTAAAATGGATCATTACAATGATGACGTTGGCGACGATGATGATGCGAAAAGGAGAATCAACGAGATTGGATATGGAATCAGGTATCCACAAATGTATCTCCGATGATATCAAATTTAATTACATGACGGTTGGAACTTATTCCATCGTCAATCCAAACGAAGGTCACCATCTTCCGCCTTCTCACAAACTCTTTGTCACT GTGACGTCCCCAAAAGGGAAAACCCATCATCACGCAGAGAATGTAGAGTCCGGGAAGTTCGTGTTCACGGCAGATGAAACCGGGGATTACATGACGTGTTTTGTTGCTCCAGGTTATAGACCTGTAGCAAAATTCGCGGTTGATTTCGAGTGGAAAAGTGGCGTAGAGGCTAAAGATTGGACCACCATTGCCAAAAGAGGCCAAATCAAC ATGCTGGAGGTTGAGGTGAGGAAGTTACTTGACGTGACAGAAACTATACATGAAGAAATGTTTCAGCTCCGAGAGAG GGAGCGTGAAATGCAAGAGTTGAACCGATCAACGAATTCAAGAATGGCGGCACTAAGTATATTGTCGTTGGCGGTTACGTTGTCCGTCGCCGGTTTACAACTATGGCACCTCAAGTCATTCTTGGAAAGGAAAAAGCTCCTATGA
- the LOC104773013 gene encoding uncharacterized protein At5g39570-like, giving the protein MPYYTNDDNDVDDFADYDPTPYSGGYDITVTYGRSIPPSDETCYPLSSRAGDAFEYQRPKFSLNHDPPAYEDQALKTEYSSYSRPGPGGSDFGRKPNSGYGGRTEVEYGRKPDSGYGGRAEVEYGRKTESEHGSCYGGHKDGDEEGHKKHSGKEKEKKKDGNISEDDEFKKKKKKEHYKEDHHGGDYDEKKKKKKEYGDDEDDEKKKKKNYHDDDEDDEKKKTKNYHDDDDDDEKKKKKNYHDDDDDEKKKKKDHSYDDDDDKKKKKHYDYDDDKKKKKDHKDYDDDKKKKKKDKHHGHRDDDD; this is encoded by the exons ATGCCGTATTACACCAACGACGACAATGACGTCGACGATTTCGCAGATTACGATCCGACGCCGTATAGTGGAGGCTACGACATCACCGTAACGTACGGCCGTTCGATTCCGCCGTCCGACGAGACTTGTTACCCTCTCTCGTCTAGGGCCGGCGACGCGTTCGAGTATCAGCGACCTAAATTTTCTCTAAACCACGATCCTCCTGCTTATGAAGACCAAGCTCTTAAGACCGAGTACAGTAGCTACTCCCGACCCGGACCCGGTGGATCTGATTTTGGCCGGAAACCTAATTCTGGATACGGCGGAAGAACGGAGGTTGAGTATGGTCGCAAACCTGATTCCGGATATGGAGGGAGAGCGGAGGTTGAGTATGGCCGGAAAACTGAATCGGAGCATGGATCTTGCTATGGAGGTCACAAGGATGGTGATGAAGAAGGTCACAAAAAACAT AGtgggaaggagaaggagaagaagaaagatggtaATATCTCTGAAGATGATgagttcaagaagaagaagaagaaggagcatTACAAGGAGGACCATCATGGTGGTGAttatgatgagaagaagaagaagaagaaggaatatggtgatgatgaggatgatgagaagaagaagaagaagaactatcatgatgatgatgaggatgatgagaagaagaagacgaagaactatcatgatgatgatgatgatgatgagaagaagaagaagaagaactatcatgatgatgatgatgatgagaagaagaagaagaaggatcattcttatgatgatgatgatgataagaagaagaagaagcactatgattatgatgatgacaaaaagaagaagaaggaccatAAGGACTATGAtgatgacaagaagaagaagaagaaggataagcACCACGGCCATCGTGATGACGATGACTAA
- the LOC104773014 gene encoding pectinesterase 31 yields the protein MATTRMVRVAQDGSGDYCSVQDAIDSVPLGNTCRTVIRLSPGIYRQPVYVPKRKNFITFAGISPEITVLTWNNTATKIEHHQPSRVIGTGTFGCGSVIVEGEDFIAENITFENSAPEGSGQAVAIRVTADRCAFYNCRFLGWQDTLYLHHGKQYLKDCYVEGSVDFIFGNSTALLEHCHINCKSQGFITAQSRKTSQESTGYVFLRCVITGNGQNGYVYLGRPWGPFGRVIFAYTYMDACVRNVGWHNWGNAENERSACFYEYRCFGPGSCSSGRVPWSRELMDDEAGHFVHHSFVDPDQDRPWLCLRMGVKLPYSA from the exons atGGCTACGACTCGAATGGTGAGGGTTGCGCAAGATGGTTCTGGCGATTACTGCTCTGTTCAAGACGCAATCGACTCGGTGCCTTTAGGTAACACTTGTAGGACTGTGATTCGTCTCTCACCCGGGATTTATCGGCAACCGGTTTACGTGCCCAAGAGGAAAAACTTCATTACCTTCGCCGGAATCTCACCGGAGATCACGGTTTTGACTTGGAACAATACGGCTACGAAGATTGAACATCACCAG CCGTCTAGAGTCATTGGGACTGGTACGTTTGGGTGTGGGAGTGTTATTGTTGAAGGTGAAGACTTTATTGCTGAGAACATTACTTTTGAGAACTCTGCTCCTGAG GGATCAGGACAAGCTGTGGCAATACGAGTCACTGCAGACCGCTGCGCTTTTTATAACTGTCGATTTCTCGGCTGGCAG GATACGTTGTATTTACATCATGGGAAACAGTATTTGAAAGACTGCTACGTCGAGGGAAGCGTGGATTTCATATTTGGAAACAGTACCGCGCTTTTGGAACACTGTCATATTAACTGCAAATCTCAGGGTTTCATAACAGCACAAAGCCGGAAAACATCTCAGGAATCTACTGGTTATGTATTTTTAAG ATGTGTGATCACTGGAAATGGTCAGAACGGGTATGTGTATCTCGGAAGGCCATGGGGACCATTTGGGAGGGTGATCTTTGCATACACTTACATGGATGCCTGTGTGAGAAATGTAGGTTGGCATAACTGGGGAAACgcagagaatgagagaagtgcTTGCTTTTATGAGTACAG GTGTTTTGGCCCGGGTAGCTGTTCGTCTGGACGTGTTCCGTGGTCAAGAGAACTGATGGATGACGAAGCTGGACACTTTGTGCATCATAGTTTTGTGGATCCAGATCAGGACCGGCCTTGGTTATGCCTGAGAATGGGAGTGAAATTACCTTATTCGGCATAG
- the LOC104773015 gene encoding vesicle transport v-SNARE 13, with amino-acid sequence MSLVFERYERQYCELSANLSKKCTSPNALDDGEQKKQKLSDIKSGVEEAEALVKKMDLEARSLPPNVKSSLLVKLREYKSDLNNFKTEVKRITSGNLNATARDELLEAGRADTLTASADQRSRLMMSTERLGRSTDRVKDSRRTMLETEEIGVSILQDLHGQRQSLLRAHETLHAVDDNVGKSKKILTAMTRRMNRNKWTIGAIITVLVLAIILILYFKLTR; translated from the exons ATGAGTCTTGTGTTTGAAAGATATGAGAGGCAATACTGTGAGCTTTCTGCAAATCTCTCTAAGAAGTGTACTTCACCCAATGCCCTTGATGATGGAg AACAAAAGAAGCAGAAGCTATCTGATATAAAATCTGGGGTTGAGGAAGCAGAAGCATTG GTTAAGAAAATGGACCTTGAGGCAAGAAGCCTTCCACCCAATGTTAAATCCAGCCTCCTTGTCAAATTAAGGGAATACAAATCCGATCTTAACAATTTCAAGACTGAAGTGAAGAGAATCACATCTGGGAACTTAAACGCTACTGCTCGAGATGAGTTACTAGAAGCTGGTAGGGCTGACACATTGACG GCTTCAGCTGATCAAAGATCAAGATTGATGATGTCAACAGAGCGTTTAGGCCGATCCACAGACAGAGTCAAAGACAGTAGGAGAACAATGTTGGAGACTGAAGAGATTGGTGTTTCAATCCTTCAGGATTTGCACGGCCAGAGACAGTCTCTCCTACGAGCCCATGAAACGCTTCATGCAGTTGATGATAACGTGGGAAAGAGCAAGAAAATATTGACAGCGATGACGAGGAGGATGAATAGGAACAAATGGACTATCGGTGCGATTATCACAGTCCTTGTCCTCGCCATTATCTTGATCTTATACTTCAAACTCACCAGGTGA